The genomic segment TGTTTGAGCGCCGCGTCAGGCGCGAGACGATCGCTCGTCATCAGACCCGAAGCAGCGCGAGCCGCCCTGCCCACATGAGTGCACCTGCGGTGAGATGTCGTCATCGGCGTGAGCAGGGCGCCGCGCGTTCGTGCAAGCGGTGACGGGTTCGTCCAAGCGATCCGGACGCCGGGCAGGGCATGATTGCGCCCAGTTGCGTCAGCTCAGCCCCGAACTTGGAGAGTTCCGATGTCGAAACTGGATATGCTCACATCCGACAACAGCGCAATCGCGCTGATCGATTATCAGCCCGCGATGTATCAGGGCGTGCAGTCTCACGACCGACTTGTGGTGTTCAACAACATCCAGATCCTCGCCAAAGCGGCGAAGCTGTTCAAGATTCCGACGGTGCTGACCACGGTGGCCAAGGATTCGTTCTCCGGCCCGTTCATGCCGGAAGTCACCGAGCTGTTTCCGAACCTCGACATCATCGACCGCACCTCGATGAACTCGTGGCTCGATCCGAACTTCCGCAAAGCCGTCGCCGCCACCGGCCGAAAGAAGTTCGTGATCGCCGGGCTGTGGACCGAAGCCTGCGTCATGTTCCCGACGCTCGATATGCTGAAGGAAGGCTACGAGATCTACATTCCGGCCGATGCCTGCGGCGATCTGTCGATGGAAGCGCACAACCGCTCGATGGAGCGCGCAATTCAGGCTGGCGCGGTGCCGATCACCTCCTGCCAGTACGCGTTCGAGCTGCAGCAGGACTGGGCGCGCTCGGAGACCTATGAGGGCATGATGGACATCCTGCGGGCGCACTCGCCCTATGGCATCCAGATCCGTTTCTCCAAGTGGGCGCTCGGCGAACACGCCTCTGAGGGCGGCACCAAGGCCGCCTGAAGCGATCGGCGCGGGAGAGCAGGATGAAAGTATATCTGCTGTCGCTCGGTGCCGGCCTGTTGGTCGGCATCATCTACAGCTTGCTCAACGTGCGCTCCCCCGCGCCGCCGCTGGTGGCGCTGATCGGACTACTCGGCATTCTGGCCGGCGAGCAGATCGTGCCGGTGGCGCGGCAGATCATCTCCGGCCACAGCCTTGCGGCCGCGTGGCGCGACGCCAAGTGCACGCCGCACATCTTC from the Rhodopseudomonas palustris genome contains:
- a CDS encoding hydrolase, which translates into the protein MSKLDMLTSDNSAIALIDYQPAMYQGVQSHDRLVVFNNIQILAKAAKLFKIPTVLTTVAKDSFSGPFMPEVTELFPNLDIIDRTSMNSWLDPNFRKAVAATGRKKFVIAGLWTEACVMFPTLDMLKEGYEIYIPADACGDLSMEAHNRSMERAIQAGAVPITSCQYAFELQQDWARSETYEGMMDILRAHSPYGIQIRFSKWALGEHASEGGTKAA
- a CDS encoding XapX domain-containing protein, producing MKVYLLSLGAGLLVGIIYSLLNVRSPAPPLVALIGLLGILAGEQIVPVARQIISGHSLAAAWRDAKCTPHIFGMLPGRRAAETSSISEPHQMEKHS